Proteins encoded together in one Caballeronia sp. NK8 window:
- a CDS encoding formylmethanofuran dehydrogenase subunit C: protein MNAITLRVKSAPGFRVDGSKLLPASLAAVSRTELPRLVLQGAGETCALGDLFDIALEQADTPALTIEGDARWLDNIGANMDRGTLTVHGAAGDHAGMKMSGGELYIYGDAGAYSACEMQGGRLSIHGNAGEFAAAALPGDMEGMSGGTLAIHGNAGARLADRMRRGTVLVAGDAGDFAASRLVAGTVCIGGKVGAHLGYGMRRGTLLLTNAPSRIPPTFTEGGRGFDVFWLLLTRMLAREIAPFSQLAGKMLPRRYAGDLAVDGRGELLIANR from the coding sequence ATGAACGCGATCACGTTGCGCGTAAAAAGTGCGCCAGGCTTTCGCGTCGATGGGTCGAAATTACTGCCTGCGTCGCTCGCGGCCGTATCGCGGACCGAGTTGCCGCGCCTCGTGCTGCAAGGCGCGGGCGAAACGTGCGCACTCGGCGATCTCTTCGATATCGCGCTGGAACAAGCCGACACGCCCGCGCTCACGATCGAGGGCGACGCGCGCTGGCTCGACAACATCGGCGCGAACATGGATCGAGGCACGCTGACGGTGCATGGCGCGGCGGGCGACCATGCGGGCATGAAGATGTCCGGCGGCGAGTTATACATATATGGCGACGCGGGCGCTTACAGCGCGTGTGAAATGCAGGGCGGACGGCTTTCGATTCACGGCAACGCCGGCGAGTTCGCCGCTGCGGCGCTGCCCGGCGACATGGAAGGCATGAGCGGCGGCACGCTCGCGATTCACGGCAACGCGGGCGCGCGCCTCGCGGACCGCATGCGGCGCGGCACGGTGCTCGTCGCGGGCGATGCGGGCGATTTCGCCGCGTCACGGCTCGTCGCGGGCACGGTCTGCATCGGCGGGAAAGTGGGCGCACACTTGGGATACGGCATGCGGCGCGGCACGCTGTTGCTGACAAACGCGCCATCTCGCATCCCGCCGACCTTCACCGAAGGCGGGCGCGGCTTCGACGTGTTCTGGCTGCTTCTCACGCGCATGCTCGCGCGCGAAATCGCACCCTTTTCGCAACTCGCGGGCAAGATGTTGCCGCGCCGCTACGCAGGCGACCTCGCGGTGGACGGACGGGGGGAATTGCTGATCGCCAATCGTTAG
- a CDS encoding response regulator transcription factor, with product MNADISVLLVDDHAVVREGYKRLLELSPDVSVAGEAANAAEAYQKFCALQPDVVVMDLALPGASGIEAMRRMLAREPHARVLIFSVHEEAIFVRRALDAGARGYVTKASAPDVLVEAVRAVARRVCYLSPDISQALALRATIQEGPPGRQLSAREFEVLRLLVQGYTLPSIAEKLGLSQKTVANHQSVIRQKFGADNGVQLAQIANRLGLHFADFASSAAASFGPEVGNGSPA from the coding sequence ATGAATGCCGACATCTCCGTGCTGCTCGTGGACGATCACGCCGTCGTGCGTGAAGGCTACAAGCGTCTGCTCGAACTGAGTCCCGACGTGAGCGTCGCGGGCGAAGCGGCAAACGCGGCCGAGGCCTATCAGAAGTTTTGCGCGTTGCAGCCGGATGTCGTCGTAATGGACCTCGCGCTGCCCGGCGCAAGCGGCATCGAGGCGATGCGGCGCATGCTGGCGCGCGAGCCGCATGCGCGCGTGCTGATCTTCAGCGTGCACGAGGAAGCGATCTTCGTGCGCCGCGCGCTCGATGCCGGCGCGCGCGGCTATGTCACCAAAGCGAGCGCGCCCGACGTGCTCGTCGAAGCGGTGCGCGCCGTTGCGCGTCGCGTGTGTTATCTGAGTCCGGATATTTCACAGGCGCTCGCGTTGCGCGCGACGATTCAGGAAGGGCCGCCGGGACGGCAACTGTCCGCGCGCGAGTTCGAGGTGCTGCGTCTGCTAGTGCAGGGTTATACGCTGCCGAGCATCGCGGAGAAGCTGGGTTTGAGTCAGAAGACGGTAGCGAATCATCAATCGGTGATTCGCCAGAAATTCGGCGCGGACAATGGCGTGCAGCTTGCTCAGATCGCGAATCGCCTCGGGCTTCACTTCGCCGATTTCGCTTCGTCGGCCGCTGCGTCGTTCGGGCCGGAAGTGGGCAACGGCAGCCCCGCCTGA
- a CDS encoding type VI secretion system tip protein TssI/VgrG encodes MSGAALPTAPTGEPALILRSIQGEELLSNIYSYAIDCRTPDESVIPEHAAANLDLKSMIGKELTVSIELEGMGSFVTGLSGAAGATNIGSGIREISGIVTQAHFVGQSDQQSFYQLVLKPWVSLLEQRTDFRIFQRKTVVEIIEQVFENYMYSYDVRLSERYPTLDYQVQYGESDFDFIQRLMAEHGIYWFFEHSGTFHRMILVDHLGAHKPVKSVAYQTLWYFPPGHRTDVEHIEYLDLNGSLQSGRWTTNDFDFKKPGAKLIKQNELPQETAHNDLERYEWPGDFTDPSHGERFARLRMEEVRAQGERASGSGNVRNIVCGTTFKLEGYPHEAANREYIVIASSINASEADQTSGSGKYSFTSSFVVQPATTVFRPPREGYSKPRTSGPQTAIVTGPPGQEIWTDQYGRIKLKFHWDRSEINNQNSSCWVRVSYPWAGGGYGGVNIPRIGNEVIVDFENGDPDRPIVVGRLYNAGTMPPWPLPANATQSGMLSRSMKGNVETANGIRFEDRHGAEEVWLQAQKDMNTTVKNNESHSVAADRNRSVGGNETVHIAKDRAKTIDSNETISVGGNRVASINKDETITVAGSHDENIGGAQSVAVALASAETVGLAKALTVGGAYAVSVGGAINTAAGLASAEEVGLHKSTMVGTSYSITAGDRFELTVGAAKLVLESSGNISITGADIKINGTTVKVDATTIDLN; translated from the coding sequence ATGAGCGGCGCGGCGCTGCCGACTGCGCCGACCGGCGAGCCCGCGCTGATCCTGCGATCAATTCAGGGCGAAGAGCTTCTCTCGAACATCTATTCATACGCGATCGATTGCCGGACACCCGACGAATCGGTAATACCGGAACATGCCGCTGCAAATCTCGACTTGAAGTCGATGATCGGCAAGGAACTGACCGTATCTATCGAGCTTGAAGGGATGGGCAGCTTTGTGACCGGCTTGAGCGGCGCAGCTGGAGCGACCAACATCGGCTCAGGGATTCGGGAAATCAGCGGGATCGTTACGCAGGCGCATTTCGTCGGTCAATCCGATCAGCAAAGCTTCTATCAACTGGTGCTGAAGCCTTGGGTGTCTCTGCTCGAACAGCGTACCGACTTCAGGATATTTCAGCGCAAGACGGTGGTCGAAATCATCGAGCAGGTGTTTGAAAACTATATGTACTCGTACGATGTACGTCTGTCTGAACGATACCCGACGCTTGACTATCAAGTTCAATATGGCGAATCGGATTTCGATTTCATCCAGCGCCTGATGGCTGAGCACGGCATCTACTGGTTCTTCGAGCACAGTGGCACTTTTCACCGCATGATCCTCGTTGACCATCTTGGCGCGCACAAGCCGGTCAAGAGCGTTGCCTATCAGACACTATGGTACTTCCCTCCCGGACACAGGACCGACGTCGAGCATATCGAATATTTGGATCTGAATGGAAGTCTGCAATCCGGGCGCTGGACGACAAATGATTTCGACTTCAAGAAGCCGGGTGCGAAGCTCATCAAACAGAATGAGTTGCCTCAGGAAACCGCGCACAACGATCTTGAACGCTACGAGTGGCCCGGCGATTTCACCGATCCGTCGCACGGCGAGCGGTTCGCGCGTCTGCGTATGGAAGAAGTGCGCGCGCAGGGCGAGCGCGCGAGCGGTTCGGGCAACGTGCGTAACATCGTATGCGGCACGACATTCAAGCTCGAAGGCTATCCGCACGAAGCAGCGAATCGGGAATATATAGTGATCGCATCCTCGATCAATGCATCGGAGGCGGATCAGACCAGCGGATCAGGGAAATACTCGTTCACTTCTTCGTTTGTCGTGCAACCGGCGACCACAGTGTTCCGTCCGCCGCGCGAGGGCTATTCGAAACCGCGCACGAGTGGACCGCAAACGGCCATCGTGACGGGGCCCCCGGGGCAGGAGATCTGGACCGACCAATATGGCCGGATCAAACTGAAGTTTCATTGGGATCGCTCGGAGATCAACAATCAGAACTCGTCATGCTGGGTACGTGTTTCGTATCCGTGGGCGGGCGGCGGGTATGGCGGCGTAAATATTCCGCGCATCGGAAATGAAGTCATTGTGGATTTCGAGAACGGCGATCCAGATCGGCCAATCGTCGTGGGGCGTCTCTATAACGCCGGCACGATGCCGCCTTGGCCACTGCCGGCCAATGCGACGCAGAGCGGCATGCTTTCGCGCTCGATGAAGGGGAATGTTGAGACAGCCAACGGCATTCGCTTCGAGGACAGACACGGCGCCGAAGAAGTGTGGCTGCAAGCGCAAAAGGATATGAATACGACCGTCAAGAACAACGAGTCGCATTCGGTCGCTGCGGATCGCAACAGGAGCGTGGGAGGGAACGAGACCGTCCATATCGCAAAGGATCGTGCCAAGACGATTGATAGCAACGAGACGATATCCGTCGGCGGCAACAGGGTTGCATCGATAAACAAGGACGAGACGATCACGGTTGCTGGAAGCCACGATGAGAATATCGGAGGTGCTCAAAGCGTCGCTGTCGCGCTTGCCTCGGCAGAAACGGTCGGACTTGCGAAAGCGCTCACTGTTGGTGGCGCATATGCCGTCAGCGTAGGCGGCGCGATCAACACGGCAGCCGGACTTGCGAGTGCTGAAGAAGTCGGTCTTCACAAAAGTACGATGGTCGGTACGAGTTACTCGATCACTGCGGGGGATAGGTTTGAACTGACGGTGGGCGCGGCCAAACTCGTTCTGGAGAGCAGCGGCAACATCTCGATTACCGGCGCCGACATCAAAATCAACGGAACTACCGTCAAAGTCGATGCGACCACCATCGATCTGAATTAA
- a CDS encoding formylmethanofuran dehydrogenase subunit A has protein sequence MSLTRLKGGTLYDPANGVDGEKRDIYFRDGRIVHNANGESIAPERDFDANGMVVMAGGIDLHSHIGGGKTNLSRLLLPEDHRDDPRAVPDRPNEGRYMRLPSCGVCAPGTLAAGYRYAEMGYTAAFEPAMIASNARHAHLEMGDTPIIDHGAYVMMGNDELFLQMLAANEDFERLRDYVGWTIDSSKALGVKVVNPGGISAFKFNQRSLDVDEKHVHYGITPRDVLKTLTRALTELRVPHPLHVHASNLGVPGNLESTIRTMDTAEGLPIHLTHIQFHSYGTEGPRKFSSGARAIAEAVNARPNVTIDVGQIIFGQTVTASGDTMMQFKNAPMARPRKWVLGDIECDAGCGVVPFKYREQSFVNALQWIIGLEIFLLVDDPWRVSMTTDHPNGAPFTSYPHLIRLLMDKSFRDAQLDTLHADAKTASALSGITREFSLYDIAIITRAGPAKLLGLTDRGHLGAGAAADIAVYRDDADRERMFTSPAYVFKDGALIARDGTLLATPTGGIHYVSPEYDRAIEKRVRDYAQANLATRFENIAIGDDEICACCNGGRLLPVACFAASGG, from the coding sequence ATGAGCCTCACGCGCCTGAAGGGCGGCACGCTCTACGATCCGGCCAACGGCGTCGATGGCGAAAAGCGCGATATCTATTTCCGCGACGGCCGCATCGTCCATAACGCGAACGGCGAATCCATCGCGCCCGAGCGCGATTTCGACGCGAACGGCATGGTCGTAATGGCGGGCGGCATCGATCTGCATTCGCATATCGGCGGCGGCAAGACGAATCTGTCGCGCCTGCTGCTGCCGGAAGATCATCGCGACGATCCGCGCGCCGTGCCCGATCGTCCGAACGAAGGCCGCTATATGCGCCTGCCGTCGTGCGGCGTCTGTGCGCCGGGCACGCTCGCGGCCGGCTATCGCTACGCGGAAATGGGCTACACGGCCGCGTTCGAGCCCGCGATGATCGCGTCGAACGCGCGCCACGCGCATCTGGAAATGGGCGACACGCCGATCATCGATCACGGCGCCTACGTGATGATGGGCAACGACGAACTCTTCCTGCAAATGCTTGCCGCGAACGAAGACTTCGAGCGCCTGCGCGATTACGTCGGCTGGACCATCGATTCGAGCAAGGCGCTCGGCGTGAAAGTGGTGAATCCCGGCGGCATCTCGGCGTTCAAGTTCAATCAGCGTTCGCTCGATGTCGATGAAAAACACGTGCATTACGGCATCACGCCGCGCGATGTCCTGAAAACGCTCACGCGCGCACTCACCGAGCTGCGCGTGCCGCACCCGCTGCATGTCCACGCGAGCAATCTCGGCGTGCCGGGCAATCTCGAATCGACGATCAGGACGATGGATACGGCAGAAGGTCTGCCCATTCATCTGACGCACATCCAGTTCCACAGCTACGGCACCGAAGGCCCGCGCAAGTTTTCATCCGGCGCGCGCGCGATCGCCGAAGCGGTGAACGCGCGGCCCAACGTGACGATCGATGTCGGCCAGATCATCTTCGGTCAGACGGTCACCGCATCCGGCGACACCATGATGCAGTTCAAAAACGCGCCGATGGCCCGGCCGCGCAAATGGGTGCTCGGCGATATCGAATGCGATGCGGGCTGCGGCGTCGTGCCGTTCAAGTATCGCGAGCAAAGCTTCGTGAACGCGCTGCAATGGATCATCGGGCTGGAAATCTTCCTGCTCGTCGACGACCCGTGGCGCGTGTCGATGACGACCGATCATCCGAATGGCGCGCCCTTCACGAGCTATCCGCACCTGATCCGTCTGCTGATGGACAAGTCCTTCCGCGACGCGCAGCTCGATACGCTTCACGCCGATGCGAAAACCGCAAGCGCGCTAAGCGGGATCACGCGCGAGTTCTCGCTGTACGACATCGCCATCATCACGCGCGCCGGTCCCGCGAAGCTGCTCGGCCTCACGGATCGCGGCCATCTCGGCGCGGGCGCGGCGGCGGATATCGCCGTGTATCGCGACGACGCCGATCGCGAACGCATGTTCACATCGCCCGCGTATGTGTTCAAGGACGGCGCGCTGATCGCGCGCGACGGCACGCTGCTCGCGACGCCCACGGGCGGCATTCATTACGTCAGCCCCGAGTACGACCGCGCGATCGAAAAGCGCGTGCGCGATTATGCGCAGGCGAATCTCGCGACGCGCTTCGAGAACATCGCCATCGGCGACGACGAAATCTGCGCATGCTGCAACGGCGGCAGGCTCCTGCCGGTTGCATGCTTCGCCGCGAGCGGAGGCTAG
- the pqqB gene encoding pyrroloquinoline quinone biosynthesis protein PqqB — MKIRVLGSSAGGGFPQWNCNCRNCDGVRRGAIAARARTQSSIAVTDNGEDWLLVNASPDILAQIAANPGLQPARRVRDTGIAAVITMDAQIDHVTGLLMLRERGTPLPLYTTDAVWQDLSTGFPVTSILAHYCGVEHRRIALDGASFSVPELPRVSIDALPLSSKAPPYSPHRDAPETGDNIGLMFTNSATGKRAFYAPGLGALESHVLDAMREADLLLVDGTVWTDDEMIRLGLTKKTGKDMGHLAQSGAGGMIDVLDSIDRAGVRKVLIHINNTNPILIEDGPERRILSEHGIEVAHDGMSFEL; from the coding sequence TTGAAAATTCGCGTGCTGGGATCATCGGCGGGCGGCGGCTTTCCGCAATGGAACTGCAACTGCCGCAATTGCGACGGCGTGCGGCGCGGCGCCATCGCGGCGCGTGCGCGCACGCAGTCGTCCATTGCTGTTACCGATAACGGCGAGGACTGGCTGCTCGTCAACGCATCGCCGGACATTCTCGCGCAGATCGCGGCGAATCCCGGGTTGCAGCCCGCGCGCCGCGTGCGCGACACCGGCATCGCCGCCGTCATCACGATGGATGCGCAAATCGATCACGTCACCGGTCTTCTGATGCTGCGCGAACGCGGCACGCCGCTGCCGCTCTATACGACCGACGCCGTATGGCAGGACCTCTCGACCGGCTTTCCGGTCACGTCGATTCTTGCGCATTACTGCGGTGTCGAGCACAGGCGCATCGCGCTCGATGGCGCATCGTTCAGCGTGCCGGAACTGCCGCGCGTGAGCATCGACGCATTGCCGCTGTCGAGCAAGGCGCCGCCCTATTCGCCGCATCGCGACGCGCCGGAAACGGGCGACAACATCGGCCTCATGTTCACCAACAGCGCGACGGGCAAGCGCGCGTTCTACGCGCCGGGACTCGGCGCGCTCGAATCGCACGTGCTCGATGCGATGCGCGAAGCCGATCTGCTGCTCGTCGATGGCACCGTGTGGACCGACGACGAAATGATTCGCCTCGGCCTCACGAAAAAGACCGGCAAGGATATGGGACATCTCGCGCAGAGCGGCGCGGGCGGCATGATCGACGTGCTCGATTCGATCGATCGCGCGGGCGTGCGCAAGGTGCTGATCCATATCAACAACACGAACCCGATCCTCATCGAGGACGGGCCGGAGAGGCGCATTCTGTCGGAGCACGGCATCGAAGTCGCGCACGACGGCATGAGCTTCGAGCTATGA
- the pqqD gene encoding pyrroloquinoline quinone biosynthesis peptide chaperone PqqD — protein sequence MSDSNPTQRKQEAVDAPDDSLHPKLKRLFRLQWEPAQDAHVLLYPEGMVKLNQSAAQILLRCDGTRDIPALVADLEQAFNASNLGDDVRAFIAGARARGWLE from the coding sequence ATGAGCGACAGCAACCCGACCCAACGCAAGCAGGAAGCAGTCGATGCACCGGACGATTCGTTGCATCCGAAACTAAAGCGCCTGTTTCGTCTGCAATGGGAGCCCGCGCAGGATGCCCATGTGCTGCTCTATCCCGAAGGCATGGTGAAGCTCAATCAGAGCGCGGCGCAGATTCTCTTGCGCTGCGACGGCACGCGCGATATCCCGGCGCTCGTCGCGGATCTCGAGCAGGCGTTTAACGCGAGCAATCTCGGTGACGATGTGCGGGCGTTCATCGCCGGCGCGCGCGCCAGAGGCTGGCTGGAGTAG
- the fhcD gene encoding formylmethanofuran--tetrahydromethanopterin N-formyltransferase: MRINDTQIDDTFAEAFPMKATRLVITAHTPTWARHAANSLTGFATSVIDCGCEAGIERDLSADETPDGRPGVAVLIFAISSKELAKQIARRVGQCVLTCPTTAVFGGIDPATTRAPLSDNAPLGAGLRFFGDGYQISKMLDGTRYWRVPVMDGEFVCEEFTATVKAVGGGNLLFLARDTDSALHAAESAVAAMHALPNIITPFPGGVVRSGSKIGSKYAGASASTNDAFCPTLVGLSKKSELTPDVACVLEIVIDGLTDADVGAAMTAGIAAATKIGRAGGVLRVSAGNYGGKLGPYHFKLHELSKDIDGSRA; this comes from the coding sequence ATGCGGATCAACGACACGCAGATCGACGACACCTTCGCCGAAGCCTTCCCGATGAAGGCGACACGCCTCGTAATCACCGCGCATACCCCGACCTGGGCGCGGCATGCGGCCAATTCGCTGACCGGCTTTGCCACGTCCGTCATCGATTGCGGCTGCGAAGCGGGCATCGAGCGCGATCTTTCAGCCGACGAAACGCCGGATGGCAGGCCAGGCGTCGCGGTGCTGATCTTCGCGATATCGTCGAAGGAACTGGCCAAGCAAATCGCGCGGCGCGTCGGCCAATGCGTGCTGACATGCCCGACCACGGCCGTGTTCGGCGGCATCGATCCGGCGACGACGCGCGCGCCGCTCTCCGACAACGCGCCGCTCGGCGCGGGCCTGCGTTTCTTCGGCGACGGTTATCAGATATCGAAAATGCTCGACGGCACACGCTACTGGCGCGTGCCCGTGATGGACGGCGAGTTCGTCTGCGAAGAATTCACCGCGACGGTGAAAGCGGTGGGCGGCGGCAATCTGCTGTTTCTAGCGCGCGACACGGATAGCGCGTTGCACGCCGCTGAATCAGCGGTCGCCGCGATGCACGCGTTGCCGAACATCATTACGCCGTTTCCGGGCGGCGTGGTGCGCTCGGGATCGAAGATCGGCTCGAAGTACGCGGGCGCGAGCGCGTCCACCAACGATGCGTTCTGCCCGACGCTCGTCGGTTTGTCGAAGAAGAGCGAGCTGACGCCGGATGTCGCGTGCGTGCTCGAAATCGTGATCGACGGCCTCACCGACGCAGATGTCGGTGCGGCCATGACAGCGGGCATCGCGGCCGCGACGAAGATCGGGCGCGCGGGCGGCGTGCTGCGCGTTTCCGCCGGCAATTACGGCGGCAAGCTCGGGCCGTATCACTTCAAGCTGCATGAATTGTCGAAGGATATCGACGGGAGCCGCGCATGA
- the pqqC gene encoding pyrroloquinoline-quinone synthase PqqC: protein MLNPSTGPIFTAVKDDGPAWTRDEFEAQLRAKGTAYHIHHPFNVKMNSGGCSKEQIRGWVANRFYYQINIPLKDAAVMSNCPDRETRRRWVLRILDHDGHGDQPGGIEAWARLGDAVGLSRDDLWSLTLVTPGVRFAVDAYVNFARRAPWQESVCSSLTEMFAPQIHKDRLATWPEHYTWIEPEGLSYFRSRVSLAQRDVEHGLEVTLAHFKTREQQQRALDILQFKLDILWTMLDSIEKAFPQ, encoded by the coding sequence ATGCTCAACCCGAGCACAGGCCCAATCTTCACCGCCGTGAAGGACGACGGCCCTGCATGGACGCGCGATGAATTCGAGGCGCAATTGCGCGCGAAGGGCACGGCGTATCACATTCATCATCCGTTCAATGTGAAGATGAATAGCGGCGGCTGCTCGAAAGAACAGATACGCGGCTGGGTCGCGAACCGCTTCTACTATCAGATCAACATTCCGCTGAAGGATGCAGCGGTGATGTCGAACTGTCCCGATCGCGAAACGCGGCGCCGCTGGGTGCTGCGCATCCTCGATCACGACGGTCATGGCGATCAGCCCGGCGGCATCGAAGCATGGGCGCGCCTCGGCGATGCGGTCGGCCTCTCGCGCGACGATCTCTGGTCGCTGACACTCGTGACGCCGGGCGTGCGCTTCGCCGTCGATGCATATGTGAACTTCGCGCGCCGCGCGCCGTGGCAGGAATCGGTGTGCTCGTCGCTCACGGAGATGTTCGCGCCGCAGATCCACAAGGATCGTCTCGCGACGTGGCCCGAGCATTACACATGGATCGAGCCTGAAGGACTTTCGTATTTCCGCTCGCGTGTGTCGCTGGCGCAACGCGATGTCGAACACGGGCTCGAAGTGACGCTCGCGCATTTCAAAACGCGCGAGCAGCAACAGCGCGCGCTCGATATCCTGCAGTTCAAGCTCGATATCCTGTGGACCATGCTCGACTCGATCGAAAAGGCCTTCCCGCAATGA
- the pqqE gene encoding pyrroloquinoline quinone biosynthesis protein PqqE, with amino-acid sequence MTDLSEPIAKPEHEGVPIAPPLWLLAELTYRCPLHCVFCYNPVNYADHTRELDTDQWIDVLRQARALGAAQLGFSGGEPLLRDDLETLVGEARKLGFYTNLITSGIGLTEKRISALQDAGLDHIQLSFQDSSQELNDFLSSTKTFDYKKRVASLIKAHGFPMVLNCVLHRYNLPHIGRIIDMALAMDAEYLELANTQYYGWAHTNRAQLMPTKEQLDEAEAIVERYRGEIGDRCKIFFVVPDYYERRPKRCMNGWGSVFLGIAPDGAALPCHTARSLPGLTFPNVTETPLKDIWYESDAFNRFRGFGWMKEPCRSCDEKAIDMGGCRCQAYLLTQDPANADPVCDKSPHHERVIEVVRAASIRQEPQEQPIVFRNDANSKHIAALARGKGSEEGADKP; translated from the coding sequence ATGACCGACTTGTCCGAACCGATCGCAAAGCCCGAGCACGAAGGCGTGCCGATAGCGCCGCCCTTGTGGCTGCTCGCTGAATTGACGTATCGCTGTCCGCTGCATTGCGTGTTTTGCTACAACCCGGTGAACTACGCCGATCACACGCGCGAACTCGACACCGATCAATGGATCGACGTATTGCGTCAGGCGCGCGCGCTGGGCGCGGCGCAACTCGGCTTCTCGGGCGGCGAGCCGCTCTTGCGCGACGATCTCGAAACGCTCGTCGGCGAGGCGCGCAAGCTCGGCTTCTATACGAACCTCATCACCTCGGGCATCGGCCTGACGGAGAAGCGCATCAGCGCATTGCAGGACGCCGGGCTCGATCACATCCAGCTTTCGTTTCAGGATTCATCGCAGGAACTCAACGACTTTCTGTCCAGCACGAAGACCTTCGACTACAAGAAGCGCGTCGCGAGTCTCATCAAGGCGCACGGCTTTCCGATGGTGCTCAACTGCGTGCTGCATCGCTATAACCTGCCGCATATCGGACGCATCATCGACATGGCGCTCGCGATGGACGCCGAGTATCTCGAACTCGCGAACACGCAGTATTACGGCTGGGCGCATACGAACCGCGCGCAACTCATGCCGACCAAGGAGCAACTCGATGAAGCGGAGGCAATCGTCGAGCGCTATCGGGGCGAGATCGGCGACAGGTGCAAGATCTTTTTCGTCGTGCCGGATTATTACGAGCGCAGACCCAAGCGCTGCATGAACGGCTGGGGCTCGGTGTTTCTCGGCATCGCGCCCGACGGCGCCGCGCTGCCATGCCACACCGCGCGCTCGCTGCCGGGCCTCACGTTCCCGAACGTCACCGAGACGCCGCTCAAGGACATCTGGTATGAGAGCGATGCGTTCAACCGTTTTCGCGGCTTCGGCTGGATGAAGGAGCCGTGCCGCAGTTGCGACGAAAAGGCCATCGATATGGGCGGCTGCCGCTGTCAGGCGTATCTGCTCACGCAGGACCCCGCGAATGCCGATCCGGTGTGCGACAAGTCTCCGCATCACGAACGCGTGATCGAAGTGGTGCGCGCAGCATCGATCAGGCAGGAGCCGCAGGAACAGCCCATCGTCTTTCGCAACGATGCGAACTCGAAGCACATCGCGGCGCTTGCTCGCGGTAAGGGTTCAGAAGAAGGAGCGGACAAACCATGA
- a CDS encoding cytochrome b: protein MSTARTDATSRNGSIDAAGVRYARPLIALHWLIAIAIIAMLCVGFYMVGLPRGLPFKSDLINFHKSLGITVFLLVLMRILVRLAYGRPPLPPMPTWQRAAASITQALLYAGMVGMPLTGYLGSSFNKFGTKFWGLALPQWGWDDKHLREIFFGIHGTIAWIMAALIVVHFLGAMKHQLVDRDGLLRRMLP from the coding sequence ATGAGCACTGCGCGGACTGACGCAACGTCACGCAACGGCAGCATCGATGCCGCGGGCGTTCGCTACGCACGCCCGTTGATCGCGCTGCACTGGCTGATCGCGATTGCGATCATCGCGATGCTGTGCGTCGGCTTCTATATGGTCGGGCTGCCGCGCGGCCTGCCGTTCAAATCGGACCTTATCAACTTCCACAAGTCGCTTGGAATCACGGTTTTCCTGCTGGTGCTGATGCGCATCCTGGTACGCCTGGCTTATGGCCGGCCGCCTCTGCCGCCGATGCCGACGTGGCAACGCGCCGCCGCGAGCATTACGCAGGCTCTTTTATACGCAGGCATGGTGGGGATGCCGCTCACCGGTTATCTCGGCTCGTCGTTCAACAAATTCGGCACGAAATTCTGGGGTCTCGCGCTGCCTCAATGGGGCTGGGACGACAAGCATCTGCGCGAGATCTTCTTCGGCATCCACGGGACGATCGCGTGGATCATGGCCGCGCTGATCGTGGTGCATTTTCTCGGCGCGATGAAACATCAACTCGTGGATCGCGACGGTCTCCTGCGGAGGATGCTGCCTTGA